The Lycium barbarum isolate Lr01 chromosome 10, ASM1917538v2, whole genome shotgun sequence genome includes a region encoding these proteins:
- the LOC132615913 gene encoding uncharacterized protein LOC132615913 isoform X2 — protein MGKISSEDIEYDQTKAEFSTNWTITRGSLEDSITFESTDSPIDDDSESTTQILAPLILHPPSPDSSPCQIKLCFMQKHEIRQVYVRSTARVYEIYYAPTLQSDNEYLCTVRCSIAERDGEFLQASESEVVNPQYLKEDYVGKPTEGRVTAEAKLYPSEDDWVEVKVPDSPFAGNKDLYEATAQIDDADPCMSLTIRFLSLQNKGSIFIDEVYIFGDPINSNEVETPAVPMENQASSFMAMLVPTLLQLSKSGISQKQQDKDVFDSQRKENEVGIAVRTSDFADAKKENEQEKRTSADHIVQLDVTDKPVAEPTHSQPPTHQNLSREYHNISTTSNDASQGRIVGAIEQLLDRVSRIENICLRFEEKMVSPMNSMEMRLQRLEQQVEILAKNSQYSRVASGTRITAPSFTCSESNSSSLYNDGSENRSCGASELEKKDLPYNKLSEPPDDMPVSSNPSHVLPNLVITAPEFSCEEDEEENDIVESAKNDIVESAKVSSQEMQKQALSIDDALAAALSGFLSTSRVLPPDDGTTEVIASGPIGEGVNEKNEFSQSAQSTSAIALDCTLEGNDNDRPSKYTQILAVTAPDFSEEEYEFENANLIIASSPTAPELASEGNGDNEIASPSTESQDPKGFVDLNRSKSRDSASSTVASEPYAEQENFLHENVHLKETSGVIGLKDHLYAQESICRSQDDLTACPSGQDDKVAETNVRDSTNEPHMNSHNLENAAESEEHDASRVDVMDNACEYLKPSDLDFDIPILDVKFTVNEDGDTKFSIEDLLGDVENVNVEVHCVDESGDNAVTREGTTFTIMDDEPPPEFSTGESNPLVDLGINAADTFTNSDGHGNPSISRHQEVFIGLI, from the exons TATGCTTTATGCAAAAGCATGAGATCAGGCAGGTCTATGTTCGGAGTACTGCTCGTGTTTATGAGATATATTATGCACCTACTCTGCAGAGTGATAATGAGTATCTATGTACCGTTCGCTGTAGCATAGCTGAAAGAGATGGTGAATTTCTCCAAGCTAGTGAGAGTGAAGTAGTTAACCCGCAATATTTGAAGGAGGATTATGTAGGAAAACCAACAGAAGGTAGAGTCACAGCTGAAGCGAAACTTTACCCCAGCGAAGATGATTGGGTCGAGGTTAAGGTCCCTGATTCTCCTTTCGCTGGAAACAAG GATTTATACGAGGCCACAGCACAAATTGATGATGCGGATCCCTGCATGTCACTGACAATTCGCTTTTTATCACTTCAGAATAAAGGTTCTATATTCATCGACGAAGTTTACATATTTGGTGACCCTATTAACTCTAATGAGGTGGAGACTCCAGCAGTCCCTATGGAAAACCAAGCTAGTTCTTTCATGGCCATGCTTGTTCCCACCCTTCTGCAACTATCTAAATCAGGCATCAGCCAGAAGCAGCAGGACAAAGATGTTTTTGATAGTCAAAGAAAGGAAAATGAAGTGGGAATTGCAGTGAGGACATCTGATTTTGCTGATGCCAAGAAAGAAAATGAACAAGAAAAGAGGACGAGTGCTGATCATATAGTGCAGTTGGATGTCACTGACAAGCCTGTAGCCGAACCCACTCATTCGCAGCCTCCGACCCACCAGAACTTGAGCAGAGAGTACCACAATATCTCCACCACGAGTAATGATGCATCACAGGGTCGTATTGTAGGAGCCATTGAGCAACTTCTTGACCGAGTTAGCAGAATTGAAAATATTTGCTTGAGATTTGAAGAAAAGATGGTTAGTCCAATGAACAGCATGGAGATGAGACTTCAACGACTGGAGCAGCAAGTAGAAATTCTAGCTAAAAACTCCCAATATTCTAGAGTGGCGTCCGGCACAAGAATAACAGCTCCTTCATTTACCTGCAGTGAGTCCAATTCTAGCTCTTTGTATAATGATGGAAGTGAAAATCGGTCTTGTGGGGCATCAGAACTGGAGAAGAAGGATCTCCCTTACAATAAGTTGTCCGAGCCTCCTGATGATATGCCCGTTTCTTCAAATCCTTCACATGTTCTTCCAAATCTTGTGATTACTGCCCCTGAGTTTTCATGTGAGGAGGATGAAGAAGAAAATGATATTGTTGAATCAGCAAAGAATGATATTGTTGAATCAGCAAAGGTTTCTTCTCAAGAGATGCAAAAGCAAGCTTTATCTATTGATGATGCTTTAGCTGCAGCACTTTCTGGATTTCTGTCCACATCCCGTGTTCTTCCTCCAGATGATGGGACTACAGAAGTTATTGCTTCTGGACCTATTGGTGAGGGAGTAAATGAGAAGAATGAGTTCAGCCAATCAGCCCAAAGTACTTCAGCTATCGCTCTCGACTGTACTTTGGAGGGAAATGACAATGACAGACCTTCAAAGTACACTCAAATTCTTGCAGTTACAGCTCCTGACTTTAGCGAGGAGGAGTACGAATTTGAGAATGCAAATTTAATCATAGCTTCTTCTCCAACAGCTCCTGAACTTGCAAGTGAAGGAAATGGagataatgaaatagcttctccAAGCACTGAAAGTCAGGACCCCAAAGGCTTCGTTGATCTTAACAGAAGCAAGAGCAGGGATAGCGCAAGTTCAACTGTTGCGTCTGAGCCATATGCAGAGCAAGAGAATTTTCTCCATGAGAATGTGCACCTTAAAGAAACTTCTGGAGTAATTGGTTTGAAAGATCATCTTTATGCACAAGAAAGTATCTGCAGATCGCAGGATGATCTCACTGCTTGTCCTTCAGGTCAAGATGATAAGGTTGCAGAGACTAATGTAAGAGATTCGACCAATGAGCCACATATGAATTCTCATAATCTAGAAAATGCTGCTGAATCTGAAGAACATGATGCTTCCCGTGTGGACGTCATGGATAATGCTTGTGAATATTTAAAACCTTCTGATCTGGATTTTGACATTCCTATCTTAGATGTGAAGTTCACAGTCAATGAAGACGGTGATACCAAGTTCTCAATAGAAGATCTTTTAGGTGACGTGGAAAATGTTAATGTTGAAGTTCATTGTGTTGATGAGAGCGGTGATAATGCTGTCACTAGAGAGGGAACAACATTCACTATTATGGATGATGAACCACCGCCGGAGTTTTCTACAGGCGAAAGCAACCCTCTGGTGGATCTTGGAATTAATGCTGCAGATACATTCACTAATTCGGATGGACATGGTAATCCGAGTATATCCCGCCACCAGGAGGTGTTTATCGGTCTCATCTGA
- the LOC132615913 gene encoding uncharacterized protein LOC132615913 isoform X1, with protein sequence MGKISSEDIEYDQTKAEFSTNWTITRGSLEDSITFESTDSPIDDDSESTTQILAPLILHPPSPDSSPCQIKLCFMQKHEIRQVYVRSTARVYEIYYAPTLQSDNEYLCTVRCSIAERDGEFLQASESEVVNPQYLKEDYVGKPTEGRVTAEAKLYPSEDDWVEVKVPDSPFAGNKVSCLQKHTIENEQRSIEDLYEATAQIDDADPCMSLTIRFLSLQNKGSIFIDEVYIFGDPINSNEVETPAVPMENQASSFMAMLVPTLLQLSKSGISQKQQDKDVFDSQRKENEVGIAVRTSDFADAKKENEQEKRTSADHIVQLDVTDKPVAEPTHSQPPTHQNLSREYHNISTTSNDASQGRIVGAIEQLLDRVSRIENICLRFEEKMVSPMNSMEMRLQRLEQQVEILAKNSQYSRVASGTRITAPSFTCSESNSSSLYNDGSENRSCGASELEKKDLPYNKLSEPPDDMPVSSNPSHVLPNLVITAPEFSCEEDEEENDIVESAKNDIVESAKVSSQEMQKQALSIDDALAAALSGFLSTSRVLPPDDGTTEVIASGPIGEGVNEKNEFSQSAQSTSAIALDCTLEGNDNDRPSKYTQILAVTAPDFSEEEYEFENANLIIASSPTAPELASEGNGDNEIASPSTESQDPKGFVDLNRSKSRDSASSTVASEPYAEQENFLHENVHLKETSGVIGLKDHLYAQESICRSQDDLTACPSGQDDKVAETNVRDSTNEPHMNSHNLENAAESEEHDASRVDVMDNACEYLKPSDLDFDIPILDVKFTVNEDGDTKFSIEDLLGDVENVNVEVHCVDESGDNAVTREGTTFTIMDDEPPPEFSTGESNPLVDLGINAADTFTNSDGHGNPSISRHQEVFIGLI encoded by the exons TATGCTTTATGCAAAAGCATGAGATCAGGCAGGTCTATGTTCGGAGTACTGCTCGTGTTTATGAGATATATTATGCACCTACTCTGCAGAGTGATAATGAGTATCTATGTACCGTTCGCTGTAGCATAGCTGAAAGAGATGGTGAATTTCTCCAAGCTAGTGAGAGTGAAGTAGTTAACCCGCAATATTTGAAGGAGGATTATGTAGGAAAACCAACAGAAGGTAGAGTCACAGCTGAAGCGAAACTTTACCCCAGCGAAGATGATTGGGTCGAGGTTAAGGTCCCTGATTCTCCTTTCGCTGGAAACAAGGTAAGCTGCCTGCAAAAGCACACAATAGAGAATGAACAAAGAAGTATTGAG GATTTATACGAGGCCACAGCACAAATTGATGATGCGGATCCCTGCATGTCACTGACAATTCGCTTTTTATCACTTCAGAATAAAGGTTCTATATTCATCGACGAAGTTTACATATTTGGTGACCCTATTAACTCTAATGAGGTGGAGACTCCAGCAGTCCCTATGGAAAACCAAGCTAGTTCTTTCATGGCCATGCTTGTTCCCACCCTTCTGCAACTATCTAAATCAGGCATCAGCCAGAAGCAGCAGGACAAAGATGTTTTTGATAGTCAAAGAAAGGAAAATGAAGTGGGAATTGCAGTGAGGACATCTGATTTTGCTGATGCCAAGAAAGAAAATGAACAAGAAAAGAGGACGAGTGCTGATCATATAGTGCAGTTGGATGTCACTGACAAGCCTGTAGCCGAACCCACTCATTCGCAGCCTCCGACCCACCAGAACTTGAGCAGAGAGTACCACAATATCTCCACCACGAGTAATGATGCATCACAGGGTCGTATTGTAGGAGCCATTGAGCAACTTCTTGACCGAGTTAGCAGAATTGAAAATATTTGCTTGAGATTTGAAGAAAAGATGGTTAGTCCAATGAACAGCATGGAGATGAGACTTCAACGACTGGAGCAGCAAGTAGAAATTCTAGCTAAAAACTCCCAATATTCTAGAGTGGCGTCCGGCACAAGAATAACAGCTCCTTCATTTACCTGCAGTGAGTCCAATTCTAGCTCTTTGTATAATGATGGAAGTGAAAATCGGTCTTGTGGGGCATCAGAACTGGAGAAGAAGGATCTCCCTTACAATAAGTTGTCCGAGCCTCCTGATGATATGCCCGTTTCTTCAAATCCTTCACATGTTCTTCCAAATCTTGTGATTACTGCCCCTGAGTTTTCATGTGAGGAGGATGAAGAAGAAAATGATATTGTTGAATCAGCAAAGAATGATATTGTTGAATCAGCAAAGGTTTCTTCTCAAGAGATGCAAAAGCAAGCTTTATCTATTGATGATGCTTTAGCTGCAGCACTTTCTGGATTTCTGTCCACATCCCGTGTTCTTCCTCCAGATGATGGGACTACAGAAGTTATTGCTTCTGGACCTATTGGTGAGGGAGTAAATGAGAAGAATGAGTTCAGCCAATCAGCCCAAAGTACTTCAGCTATCGCTCTCGACTGTACTTTGGAGGGAAATGACAATGACAGACCTTCAAAGTACACTCAAATTCTTGCAGTTACAGCTCCTGACTTTAGCGAGGAGGAGTACGAATTTGAGAATGCAAATTTAATCATAGCTTCTTCTCCAACAGCTCCTGAACTTGCAAGTGAAGGAAATGGagataatgaaatagcttctccAAGCACTGAAAGTCAGGACCCCAAAGGCTTCGTTGATCTTAACAGAAGCAAGAGCAGGGATAGCGCAAGTTCAACTGTTGCGTCTGAGCCATATGCAGAGCAAGAGAATTTTCTCCATGAGAATGTGCACCTTAAAGAAACTTCTGGAGTAATTGGTTTGAAAGATCATCTTTATGCACAAGAAAGTATCTGCAGATCGCAGGATGATCTCACTGCTTGTCCTTCAGGTCAAGATGATAAGGTTGCAGAGACTAATGTAAGAGATTCGACCAATGAGCCACATATGAATTCTCATAATCTAGAAAATGCTGCTGAATCTGAAGAACATGATGCTTCCCGTGTGGACGTCATGGATAATGCTTGTGAATATTTAAAACCTTCTGATCTGGATTTTGACATTCCTATCTTAGATGTGAAGTTCACAGTCAATGAAGACGGTGATACCAAGTTCTCAATAGAAGATCTTTTAGGTGACGTGGAAAATGTTAATGTTGAAGTTCATTGTGTTGATGAGAGCGGTGATAATGCTGTCACTAGAGAGGGAACAACATTCACTATTATGGATGATGAACCACCGCCGGAGTTTTCTACAGGCGAAAGCAACCCTCTGGTGGATCTTGGAATTAATGCTGCAGATACATTCACTAATTCGGATGGACATGGTAATCCGAGTATATCCCGCCACCAGGAGGTGTTTATCGGTCTCATCTGA